A window of Cryptomeria japonica chromosome 3, Sugi_1.0, whole genome shotgun sequence contains these coding sequences:
- the LOC131050929 gene encoding uncharacterized protein LOC131050929 yields MISKLAFCLPLRRNPFLKTPTHLRFSLSTLAESNVSNSNTPSQNLFVHFVTTRFNMSSAHAAKMVKRLPSLGRLKTLDKVEQLLCMLNRHGCSDDQIANIIKSHPLLLLASSERVLEPKIQLLKDFCVERENMVEFLKRCPSILTFKLETLRCRLELLKTVFPKRDFLFKAIMRNHNVLENQIQKTLESSVAFWEGFGIRGTELTKFLLFNPRVLTRCTLTPAQLDLIGKIGILKGKKTYKYVVSMVANCRIEALEAKIDKLRLCGLSPAQAWEVVRVCPSVLLLSKENIKKKMDFMLNHMELSVDFVAKHSRMFSMSLDKVMRPRFLVIQTMTAMNGAGEVNPTRLCIMLMMTEAKFVAQIIQGHPESAALWTVYRNAIANVSERSKISVS; encoded by the coding sequence ATGATCAGCAAACTAGCCTTCTGCTTACCTCTGCGGCGCAACCCGTTTCTCAAAACCCCAACCCATTTGCGCTTTAGTTTATCAACTCTTGCAGAGAGTAATGTTAGCAACAGCAATACCCCTTCACAAAATCTCTTTGTGCACTTTGTTACCACCAGATTTAACATGTCTTCAGCTCACGCCGCAAAAATGGTAAAACGTCTGCCCTCGTTGGGACGGCTCAAGACCCTGGATAAGGTTGAACAACTCCTGTGTATGCTCAACAGACATGGCTGCAGCGATGATCAAATTGCAAACATAATCAAATCGCACCCCTTGCTTTTATTGGCAAGTTCGGAAAGAGTGCTGGAGCCCAAGATTCAGTTGCTGAAAGATTTCTGCGTGGAAAGGGAAAATATGGTTGAATTTCTGAAGAGGTGCCCGAGCATCTTGACCTTTAAGCTGGAGACCCTCCGCTGCAGGCTTGAGCTTCTCAAGACGGTATTCCCAAAACGGGATTTTCTGTTCAAAGCAATTATGAGGAACCACAATGTCCTTGAAAATCAAATTCAGAAGACTCTGGAATCCTCGGTTGCCTTTTGGGAGGGTTTTGGTATCCGTGGAACAGAGCTCACCAAGTTTTTGTTGTTTAACCCTAGGGTTTTGACGCGCTGTACTCTGACGCCCGCACAACTTGATCTCATTGGCAAGATTGGCATTCTCAAGGGAAAAAAAACGTACAAATACGTTGTGAGCATGGTGGCCAACTGTCGCATCGAAGCGTTAGAGGCCAAGATTGACAAGCTTCGTCTTTGCGGCCTTTCGCCTGCACAAGCCTGGGAAGTAGTTAGGGTTTGCCCTTCTGTACTCTTGCTTTCGAAGGAAAACATTAAGAAAAAAATGGACTTTATGCTCAATCACATGGAACTCTCTGTAGACTTTGTGGCAAAGCATTCACGCATGTTTTCAATGAGTTTGGACAAGGTAATGAGGCCTAGGTTTTTAGTTATCCAAACTATGACAGCAATGAATGGAGCAGGGGAGGTTAATCCCACGCGACTTTGTATTATGTTGATGATGACGGAGGCCAAGTTTGTTGCCCAGATCATACAAGGGCATCCTGAATCCGCTGCGCTGTGGACTGTTTATAGAAATGCCATTGCTAATGTCTCAGAAAGATCAAAGATTTCAGTTTCTTag